The segment GCCGCGTAGTCGTTCTTTACGATGTGCTTGCCTGTCACGATACAGAACGGGATCGTGTTCTTGCAGGCACCGCAGTCCAGCTCTGTCTCGGCGACGGGCGCGTCACAGTAGGGACACGGCAGCGTCGGCTCAACTGGGTCGGCAGCGTCATCTTTGGTGTGGCGACGCACGATGCCCTCGATTTTCTTGCGGGACTTCTCCGTCATCTCCGTCCGGTACGTCTCGTTCTGAATGAGGAAGCAGGCGTACTCGAAGGCGGACTTCTTGAAGTTTGACTTGACGCACTGCAGCACAGTCGTGGTGACGATGGTGACAATGTGCTTCGGGAACTTTTGGATGTTGCGcgacacgcgcagcagcatgcGGCACGCCGTATCTTCATAGTGCATGATTTTAAGCAAATCCTTGACAATGATGTATGAATGTAGTAGCATCAGCGTGCGGCGCAGGTCGTTCGGCACGCGTATGTTCTTCCGCAGAAGAATGCGGTAGGCCTCAACGAGGGTTTTGTGCGCGCTCTTGTAGTTGCCCATCTCCTGCTCCTTCGCCGCGATAATGATGGATGTCTTCGCCGCTTTCTCGTAGCTACCCATAGCTAAGTAGAGCTTGAAAATGTACGATGGATCCTTTGGCTCGCCATCCGACTCGCCCATGAGGTAATCAATGAACTTGTTCGTCAGACTGTCGCTGTGCGCCTtacccaccacctccaccgccttCTCGATGTCCTCGGGCTGCCCCGACTCGAGATACTTTGTGAGCGCCTTAGGGTAGTTGCCACCGATGTGATAGTACATGCCAGCCTGGCCAGGTTTGCCGTTGTTGTCGTAATACTCCGCAATCATGGTGAAGTCTGCCTGGTTCACGAGCGGGGCGACGCCGTCCTTCAGCTGAACTTGATTCAGCAGGGCACTCTCAAAATGGAACATGCAATCGTGCGCCTTTGCCAGCTCGAACGCCTCGGTAAGCGACTTGGCCAGCACGAGAAACTCGACCGCAGTGCCATACTCGTTCTGTAGCTTGCACTTCTTGGCAACGAGTGtagctgcggtggcggagcgGGTCTCCCGTACAATGACGTAGGCGCCATGAAGGTCGTTCAGCATGTCCAGCCTCAACCGCACCGCGTTGTCCCAGTCCTCGGCCTGCAGGTACGCCTTCTCGGCCTCCGCGAAGGCCCCGTCTGCCTCCTTGCCATGGGCGTAGATGCCAATAATGTTGCGCGACTTGATGAGGGGCAGCAGGCGAGACGCCGCCTTCAGGTTCTTGCAGCGCTCAATGTAGATGGTCGCCGCCCGCTCGAGGTCGCCGGCCTTTTCGtagagctgcgccgcctcctcgtgctTGTGGTTGTCCTCGCAAAGTTTCGCGCAGTCCTTCACGAATGACAAGTCTGTCGACTCCTTCGCAATCTTCATCGCATCGGCGATGTTGCCGGTGCGAATCTGGCAGCGGGCTGCACCCTGCCAGCATTGCTCGTTGTGCCGCTCCACTTCTCGGACGCTCACCGCCAGCTCCGTGCTCGCGTGGCCTGTAGGCGGCTTGCGGTGACCTTGCCGAAacatctcctccgcctttACGTACTCACCGCGATactcgagctgctgcgcataCTCGCGCGAGATGATGGGCACTTCCTCTGGTGCGAGCTGCTCTGCGAGGGAGAGTGCGGACTCCCACTGCATCATATCGCGCCGCATCTCCAAGGCGCAGAGCGGCTGCGAGGAGCGGAGAAAGAAGTTCTGCGCGTCCTTCATGTACCCCATGATCATCGACACGTGGCCGAGTAGCAGATTCTTCTCATGGATGTGGCGGATCTTCTCCAGGCACAGCACCAGGCTCGGCTGCGACAACTGCCGGTAGACCCGGATTGCCAGCTCCACGTCCAGCATGTGCAGTGCCTTCACAGCCAAGTCCTCTGCCTCCTGTGGTGCCGAAATGTTGTTCGATGACCATCGCAGCCGATTCAGCGAAAAGTTGTTATAGAATGCCTCAGCGTTAGGAGTCCGCAAGAAGATGTtactgtgcgtgtgcagcggCACTGAGTCCAGTGTCCCGTTCGGCGTCTGGCACACAACCGCACCGCGAAAGAGTGTGATGGGGGTGTAGTtgggcggcagtggcgtgTACAGgttcgtgctgctgctctccttcaccaGCACCGATTCACACGTcgcgccgtggcggctgTGCGGTGTATTCACAAAGGTAACACACTTCTGGCTGTCGTGCGTGATGAAGATCGTCGCCTCTGCCTGATCCCATAGCACCGTCTTCTGGTCCGACTCAAAGCCTTCCGCCTTGTTCGCCACCTCTGTCACGAGATTCAGGTTGAAGAGCTTGTTGCCTTCGTCCACGTAGGCGACGCGCGTGCAGGCGGGATTCGGGAAGGCGCGCTTGAGACCTGTGTTGCATGCAAACGTGGCCACCTGCTGCATGTTGTGCAGCGCGTAGACGCTCACGCGACTCGTCGTCGCGTAGAGGAAAAACACCTCGGAGAGGCCGATGGAGACGAGGCGCGTGTCACCGCTCTGAGGGAAGTACAAGGGCGCGGCAGCCTGTGGGGTGTCGCGGATTGGGCTCAACTGCACTCGCCCGTCGCACACAACCGCCGCTAGCTGTGAGTTCACCTTCAGGTCGGTGACCGTCGACGTGTACTCCACCGTCCTCAGAAACCTCGAGTgcgcctgctgtggcgcctCTGACAGATTCTTGCCCAGGTCCGCCATGGGACATGCGAGGCTATTGGGGATGAAATACTCGTAGTAGGACACCTGGTTGTTCTCGCCGATGCCCAGCATCGCCATGCCCGCTGCCATAAAGGTTGGGTCGCTGTTTACGGGCACTGTGCATACCACACGACTATCTTGCAAGTTCTTCACTCCAATAGTGCGGGTGGAGATAAAGGAAAAGACAAGCGTGCCGTATGAGGCGCTGACGTTCAGCACGTTTAGTGTGAATACGGTGACATTGCCCTGGTccgtggcgaggaggagatgctggcCGTCTCTCGACCACTTGAGCGACTCTGGCACGCCGTCGCCGAGGCCCAACGTGGCCTCGTCGCCGGTAGCAGCGATACCATCATCGTTGATACGCAAAAGACACACACGGTGCTCAGCGACAGCCGCGACAAGACCGCTGCCTTCGCCGAAGTTCACCATGTGTACGGCGTCCTTCGACACACTCACGGAACTGCGCAGCCGTACCTCGCTGCCGGCCAGGTCCAGCAGACCCACCGCGCCGCTCTTGAACCCCGCCACGAACTCGCCATTGCGGCCGGCAGTCAGGCACGTGATGGGGCCAAGATTGCCGTTGAATTGGCCGCCTGACGTTGTGAAGGAGCGAAGGTCAACAACCAGTACTGCGGTGATCAGGTTCACAGCAGCGAGACTCAAATGCTTCGGCGAGCCGGGCGCCCAagagacacacaccgacTTCGGTATAGATGGCAATGGAATCGTTTGGAGCTTGTTGCCTTCAGCGTCAGATATGGACAAGGTGCAGTCTGCGGAGATAATCACTAGACGGTGGTCCTGCGCATGCGTCCACACGGCGGAGATCACCTGCTTCGTGTGCGTCCCCACAACGGGCACAAGCCGCAGTGTTCTCCGGTTGTACAGTACAAATTGACCGCTCTTCGAGCCGGCGGCGAATAGCGGTTGCGCAGGGGACCAGGAGATGAAGCACAGGTCACTCAGCTTTGTGTCTATGGTGTCGCTGTGGTGTGTGCGATGCGTGTACAAGTGCACCGCAGAGGAGCGGCTGGTGATGATGGCGagcgtgtcgctgccgcactcCCATGCCATGTCCACAACACCCGGCATGGGGAACTGATGCTCCACCTTACCCAGCTTGCTCGTGATGAGTACGCGCTCTTTTGAGCCAGCCACCGCTAtcagcggcgaggacgggtgcagcgcctgcacaacATGCCCCCGACCCACGTCTGCGTTGGGGATCACAAACTGTTGCGTGAGGCCCATTGCGTGATGAGCGACTACGACACCAAAGCCAAAGACGCCGCAGCAACAAAACGGTCCCCGACACGTCGTCTCCCGCCCGcacgcgcagacgcacacgtcTCACTGTACGAGAGGAATCAAAAAACGAAATGTGTCGCGCTGATCGAGGATGGGTCTCGTTCGGTATGTGACGTCGGTCTTGCcctcgccgccttctctctttattCTCTAATGGACGCGATGAGAAAATGCGAGtaagaagaggaaagcaaATGGCCCTCGCACTGCTTGGAAGCCTCACTTGTCCTTCAGATGTCCAAGGGGCCGTTCGAAATCCCTTGCACAAGTCGGCCGATACAGACGTGTGCTGTACAACAACAGACAAGAGAGGAAAGTTGCGTGTGGATGCGGAAGAGTCTAAGCTCGTCAACCATGAACAGTTGAGATGTGGTGCACGACCAGCACGTGCCCTTCTGCAGGCATGTATGTGCGTATACAACTAAATGGCGCGTGTGACGAGGGCACGTGGGCGTGTGTACCCggcggaggaaagggggaaaagagtgAGAAGAAAGTGGGGATCGTCGACACGCAGTCGGTGAGGTGCGCACAGCTAAGTACggctagagagagagagagccccGTATCCCGCACTCCACAAcaccgcttctctcttcagcgACTCTAagctgggggggggggggtaaaggCTTAATACGTTCTGACATAAAGACCGCCTCCGAGAGGTGTGATTCGGCACGCACGCCAGGAACTAAGGACAACCTTCACATCTCTTCTGCAGACACAGGGAGATGAGGCTGCCTCTCCCTGACCTACACTACCATGCGTGCAAGCCATGAGACGCTGCGTGGAAGGAGTAGCATAACACGAGGCCTAACCACTCTCCTTCGCCCATTGGCGTCTGCTGAGTAGCTGAGTAgcttcgtttttctttcattATCCGCAAGAGAAGCCACTGGGGAATACTTGCCAAGACACGCACGTATGTCCAAAAAGGGAGGGCGAGTGCAAAAcgggcaagagagagagagatggagcgAAAGACTAAAGCGAGCGAGCCCACCAGAATACGCCGCATCAACGAACTTAATGTGTGCGTCACTACTATCCCCCACAGAAGAAGTGAGAGGGTCTCACTTTGAGTTTCAAGAGACCCACAACGCTAGCTAGCGGCAAACAACACGGCTGCTCACCGCTCGCACACTCCCAAAACACCCTGCCTTCGTCGACCTCACAGGCACATCGATTTGTTCGTCCATTACAATCATTTGGCCGTAGAACGTGGGTCGTACCTGGCTTGATCCGGCCTGCTACCGGCTCATCGCGTGGCGCGATGGCACCCGTAGAGCcgcgctacagcagtgcgccgactctGCCACTAGAGCACCGTTCCTGCTCCAAACTCTACCCACCCGCCTGCCCCGCAGAACACCTCACTGTTGCTGCCATTCTTCTGGTCGCCACCTGGCGTGTCTCTCGGAGTGACTCAGGCTCTCCACCAGTAGGAATGACACCCGGGTGCGATACGTGCGAGCCACGCTGACGCTATGCCCATCCTATGGGTGATACAAGCGTATTCACTGTCACGGATCTCTCCAACCCCACACTATGCAAGACATGGTCACCGATGCCAgtagcgatgcatcgctctgagTTGCCTATGCTGTAGGCACTTCACTCTTCCACTAACAGAAGTGGCGCGGCATTGGCAAGGATaggggggggctgcctggctccCCCGCACAGAGTGAAAACTAAATCCCGAGACACTACGTACTGAGGTGTGtccctcgtcgtcgttggGGCCACAAGCAGCGAGGGGGAGATGACACGCAGTCAAAAGCCTCGGGACGGGGAAAAGataagaggaggaggaggagcgctAGCCTCAGCGGCATAGCATGTGCAGAACGTCCAAAATACATCCAGTTTGTACGGTGACTGAGGGACaaggagagacagagaggagtGCGGACAGCTGGAGTGCTCAAGACACAACGAATAACATCGACAATAGCCAAACTAATTTGAAAGAGCATTCTTGTGTTGCCAGCCCcaacctccccctccccctccccctcctcaccccaccCTGCACCCCCGCCTCGAACTACAcgtacacacatacacgcctCTTTATTTCCACTCCTTTAGCCTCGTCTACGAGCAAGACTTGGCCCACACGCTTCACCACTGGCAGTGAAGTTAACAAGACAAAGTGCTACATCAGCTTCTTGCCGGAGGCCTTAAACGAATACTCCCAGAGGGCATTCACCTGCTCATAGACAGCAATCAGGACAGCATTGCCCGGAAAGGCCCGCACTGCCGTGATGCTGTAGCCACGGAAAAGACCGCGCATGCCCTCCGTCTTGTACAGCCGCGCGCACGCCTGACGAAAATTCAGCTTCAGATAGTCAGCTTTCATTGTCTGCTGCTTCGTCTTCACGGCATCGACGGGGTACGTAGAGGTCCAGAACGCGACAccagcgcacccgccaccgAGGAAGTGCACCCACGGTGGCGCCTCATGGAACCTCTGCCCCTCTGACAGGAACAGGCGGATAACATACTGGAAGGCTAAAAAGTAAAACGCGCAGCCGACGGCCTCGCGCACCATCATCGCCGTGTGCCCACGGAACAGGCCGCAGATGCCGCGGCGCCGGTACGTgacagcggcgcagtcgAGAGAATTTTTGTAGATGCGTTCGTCTACCGGAAGCGTATTCTGGATTTGCATTTTGCACTTGATGAGCTCCGCCGGGGTAAGCACCTGCGAAACGACAacgccaccagcggcgccCGCCACCGACACCGCCAGGTACGGCTCCTGGTTGGGCGGATCACAGTGGCCATAGGTGACTTTCTGAAACTCGTCAATCGCCAGGCGGTAGGACACGAACAAAATGGCGTTCTCGCACGCCGCACCAATCACTGGAGCAGGCAGACCGCGGAAGAGGCCGTTCAcggctccctcctccttcgcgaTGGTGCGAATGCACTGCAGGATGCCGCCGTAGCGCTTTCCATCGTCCTGCAAGCGCACCTTGATGGTGTCCATTGGGTATTCGATCACAGTCGCACTCGCCCCACCCAGCGAGCCGGCGAGCATTTCACGGGCGTCATCGGCGTTCATTCGCCAAGGATCTACcggagaaacaaaaaagccGAGACGCGGCActgcaacacacacacacacacacacacacacgcacacacaccggcaACCAACAAGAGCGTctgcagagagaagggggagaggcagcagcgcaaaaaaaaaaaaaaaacaataaTAAACACGAgtgcgcccacacacgcgaggGGTCAACAAAGCGCGCGGGGGccaagagggggggggcggtgccCGCTATGGGTTGATGCGGTTTAAtccaggaagaggaggagagagaaaaaaagaggcacaAGACAGGAAGGcgaggcgaagagggggaggcagtggtggcaaCGTGCCTCCTTGTACACTCATGGATCTGTGCTGGCGTTACTTGAGCCGTGtgtggaaggggggagggggaagtgaATGACTgtgggtgtctgcgtgtgtcaCGGAGTGTGTAGTCCTGGCCGCACGCTTCGGTGCGTTGTCTAAAAGTCaccgacacacgcacacacacgacgggacacacgcgtgcacagagagagggagggagacaaaCAAAAGGGGCGCACGGGAAGACGAAACAAATGCCATCCAGAGAGCGCTGGGCAGAacggtggtgcggcaccgCTTACTTGGCGCACCGCTGTGTACCTCTGGGTGCGTGGGTACGCGTCTCGCGTTGCacaagagggagaaaaagggaggagcgGGTGCCACTTAGCGTAAAATGATGCACGATCGAAGGGGGCCAAACAACAACTGACAGGAGGAGGCCACCAGGCCCTACTCACAGTAAGGggaacgcacacacacacacacacacacacacacacacacacgaacacagACACGAGGATCCCCGCAGACGAAGCAGGTGGGCCGCGTGCGGTACGTAAGAGCGCTGTGTACGtgtggggagagaaaggTGGAGATGCGCAAGCGATACTGCTGCTATGCCTGTCTCTACCTCTTTCCTTCGTGggtctctgcgtgcgtgcgtgtgcccaACGGTATGGCCGCTTCACTTGTTGCGGCTGCACACTacaacacagagaagagagagaggatcCCCTCACGCTCTGTGTCTATGACTGATGCGCcgtgaagcagcagccgcacatGAACGTAAGACGCacgaggggggagacaaTGTGCACCTCCTGTAATGAATGGGTCACActggaggcacacacacacacaagcagaaAAGTGACACACGCAaggaaaggggtggggggcgagACGGCAATCTGTGATGAGGTGGGTGCGCCTGTACACACAcctggtgtgtgtgtgtgtgtatgtgagAAAGCGGTGCAAATCGAGCCAGCGTGAGGATGCGCAGAGAGTCAAGACGGACACCGGACGGtgggagaggaaaacaaagaagacAAACTGCGCAGGCACGCTGTGTTGCCATTGTTGTGTTGTATGTTTTTCAGGTGCAacacagcggcgccagcaatGACGACCATTAGTGGGTGAAGCCGTGAACGAAAgaacagaaagaggcgcCAAAGAGAGAGTAGGAGGCATAACGCACTGACGGACAGGCTAGAGGgccagcgcagctgcaggcggccACACGCAGGTATTGGGCGCTCTCCTCCATGGGCGCCCAATCGACGGGAAACGCACGCGCAGGCGGGAGTGTTCGCCTCGTGGCCGTTGCCGAAGCAAAGCGACAGGAAGACACACGCGCCTTTCACAAATGACAAGGGGCATACGAAAAAAGAGACAGGTGTGCGGCGGCCAGAGGACTACAAGCGCCGGGAGCACTACGCGACCCCTACTCCCAActggaagagggggggggagataAGAGAGTCGCACCACTCGGCCTACCTCTCCCTATGCAGCCGCGTCCATCAAAAAGGTGCCACACACACTTGCCTGAGTTGAGGTGGTCAACGTGTGTAAAATGCCCTACCCTTCTCGCTTGGGTTTGTGTCTTGCGTTACGAAATGGCGAACGTCCACCAATGCAGTAGGAAGACCCAACGCACAGGGACAGGCAACGGGACCGATTGCCGGGTTTACGATCTCTTGCACCCACCGGAATGGAAAGGAAGCGATgaaacatacacacacacacacacacacacacacaaacaacgCGCCAAGGCGCTGAGAAGGAGGCAGCGAATACCTGCTGGAGCGTGGGAGAGGAGATTGTCAAGCGTCACATTCAGTTCGGGCGCTGGCGAGCGTAGTGGCGGCCTTGgtagccaccgccgccacccctcccagcgccgccactgtGACCATGACGATGACGATAGCtgttgccgccaccgccattGGGACCATGGTGGTGTCCCGAGTGCGTGTGAACCGTCTTGGTGAATTCCGCGTACATCTCCGcctgcgtctgtgtgccgTCGGTTTGTAGCACTCGTTGAAGCAccatcggcggcgccgttcGCATtcggtgctgcagtcgcttcGTGTCCCGTTCAAACGCGGCTGTGAAGAGTGACTCGGCGACATCCACCGGTGGCGCAAAGGTGAAGGCCGGGGCCTCGTCGTCCGAAAACTCGTCTTCGTTGTCACTGGGCAAATCCTCGTCGTCCACCTCACTCTCGCACAGCAAGAACCCTGGGTACTCATTCTGCAGACTGATGCGCGGGTCCGCCGGTCGCGGGGGTGGGTTGAAGGGAGGCACCACCTTGTCTGTGAAACGGTGACACATGTCAATCACGTCGCCCATCTCAATCCATGCAATAGGAAGGCGGTGAATGTTCTCACCGAAAATGCGGAATAGGTTGCCAACCGATACATCGGCCGCCGTTACCTCCGCGTCCacgacctcctccacgccctTCTTGGCCAGCCAGCAGTCTCGCACAACCCGCATCACCTTCATGATTGGTGCAAACTGCCGCGTCGATCCGAGGCGGAAGCgccgcactgccgccgcacgtTCGAGGCAGTCAGCGAGGGCATCAAGATCTCCGTCGTCGCATGCCTCACGCAACGATAACACACGCTTTGCCGTGTGCGCTAGCTCTGCGATGGGTCCACGCTCCTCCGCGTCTCCCTGCAGACCTAACGCGATCTGGGCCGTGATGCATCGGCGACAGTTGTAGTGACGTGCAAAGTTACGGCCGCGTACAACCTTTGAGCACGCCGGGCACTGCATTGACTTCCAcgtcgcctcctcgccaTTCTTGTTGTTCGCCAGACGCACAATCCACTGACCATCTTCGTTCACCAGCCGGAAAGTCGGAGAGTGGATAAGCAAGAACTCGCGCACGTTGCCGAACTCGGCGACCGCCTCCCTGTTCGCCAGCGTTGAGATGCGGCTCACAATCACATCCAGCTCCACCGCGCCACCACACGCCGCAACGGCGTCCCGGATGAAGCGCACACCGAGGGGAAAGTTGCCGCGCTTCACCCCATGCTCGTCGCGCGGTAATTCCAACGGCATCTGAATATCCGCGAAGTCCGGGTATGCCACGCTAGACCATTCCGCACAGCCACCCACTACGCCGGTACCCGAGTGCGTGCCGGCCGCAGCGTCGGCGGTGTCCTGGCGCACACGCTTCAGCATTTCGTGCTCCTGCTTGCGGTCTTGTTCCTCGCGGTTGCGCTCCATCATCTCACGCAGGCGCTTGCGACGCGCCTCGTGGTAGTTCTCCATGTAGCCCTCTGGTAGGGCCTGCATGAAGCCGCGCGGGGCGTTCGCGTCGGGGCGCATTTCTGGCGCGACAATCTCAACGGGGCGGGATGGTGCGTAGCTGCTCGAAACACTCATTGCCATTTGACTGTCCATCGTCTTCACCTGCAGCAAGTGCTTGTGCTCAGTGGATCGTTCGACAGCTATGGCCTTGGTCGTAAAGGCCCCAGTGGTGCGGAGGGCCTTCGAATGCACTGTGagagcggtgctgctccgCTGCTTACGCTGTGCAGGCTGGATGTTGCTGTCCCTCCCCGACCCCCTCgtcttcccctcttcaccGAGCTGTAACAAGATAAGGGAAATCATCGTTTGCCCAAAAGTGACCGACAACGAGCTCTTCAAGAGAGTCACGAAGTCCTGCCACTCGTCCGAGGTCCGCGCAGGCCCGTAGTGGGTGCACAAGTGAATCATCATCGGGCGCAGCGCGTCACAGAAAA is part of the Leishmania braziliensis MHOM/BR/75/M2904 complete genome, chromosome 25 genome and harbors:
- a CDS encoding putative mitochondrial carrier protein; translated protein: MNADDAREMLAGSLGGASATVIEYPMDTIKVRLQDDGKRYGGILQCIRTIAKEEGAVNGLFRGLPAPVIGAACENAILFVSYRLAIDEFQKVTYGHCDPPNQEPYLAVSVAGAAGGVVVSQVLTPAELIKCKMQIQNTLPVDERIYKNSLDCAAVTYRRRGICGLFRGHTAMMVREAVGCAFYFLAFQYVIRLFLSEGQRFHEAPPWVHFLGGGCAGVAFWTSTYPVDAVKTKQQTMKADYLKLNFRQACARLYKTEGMRGLFRGYSITAVRAFPGNAVLIAVYEQVNALWEYSFKASGKKLM